The following nucleotide sequence is from Psychroflexus torquis ATCC 700755.
GACCGTTTCTGGTGCGATAAGCAGCTGTGGGTTATCATTCAATAGAGGTTGGGTCAAGTCTACTAAATCTTTAGAAATCCCCTGATCATTTGTATTATACTTTTCAGTATAAGGATTTATATTGGGTTGAAGAACAATAGTTTCGATACTGTTGTCAACACTAGTATCGGGTTTTAAAAGAAGGCTAATACCTATAGGGATACCTATAAGCAATGCAAGTCTTATTCCACTTTTCACTATAATTTTTGAATCTTTATGTTGTAAATAAAGAATAAGCCCCTTTAAGATGATGAAATTACTGGCTAAAATCCAAAGGCTACCACCAAAAGTACCTGTATACTCATACCATTGTATCAATGAGATATCATTAGCAAAGACATTTCCTAAATTCAACCAAGGCCACGAAAATTCCCAGCCCAAATGCAATTTCTCGAAACTGAGCCATAACACAATAAAAAAGGAGGAAGCCGCTGTAAAAGCAACTCGTTTTGCGACAATATGATAAATTAAAAAGACAAGAGTCATCAATAAGGAGTTAGCAAGTATTGCGAAAATACCTCCAAAGGGTGTTGAGTAGTAAAGCCAAAAGGTGGTAATACTATTCCACATGAGAAAACTTAAATACGCATGTCCAAAAACTTTGAGTTTTATTCTGTGAGTATGAGTTGTTCTAATGGTAAATTCAGCAAAAAGTAAAGGGACGAAACCAATAAAACTCAAGACACTCCATCCATTGGTTGGCCAGCTTAAGGCAAGGATTAAACCTGAGGCAACAGCTAAAAGAATAGTTTTCAATATAATTTTTTTTTCAAATTTAGTTTAAAAATTAGGGTTTCAAAAAGAATTTAATCAAAACAAGATATGATACCAATTTAGCATCCAAATGTCGGATAAAATCAGTTTCTTTTTCACTTATTAATCGTCACATCAATGGAAGACACTCCAATGTTCTTATCGGAGACATGAGTTTAATTGGTCCAAGACCAGAGCGGCCCGAGGTGGTATTATTCGTCGAAAGCTAACACGTCCTTGGAATTAAAACCAACTTTAATGGTTTTTCCCAGAACAGGCTCATTAGTGACTACCGTTAAATGCTCTCCGTTGTCTAACTTAAGGAGTAATTGAGAATGAGTGCCAAGAAAAGTTCTCTTTAAAATCTCAGCTTCAGAAACATAGTCACAATCCTTATTGACTGTAAGATTTTCATTTCTTATCGCATGGCAACAATCTTCTTTTAATGGACATTTAAAAGCAATTTGTAGCCCCTTATTAAGCTGAACGGTATTTCCAAATAGTGAAGCGACATAGATAGATTGTGGTTTTTTATACAATTCAGAAGCCTCGTCCTTTTGTACCAATTTACCATTTTGTAAAATCAAAATCTCATCGGCAACAGCTAGCGCGTCCTGAGTATCATGTGTAACGAAAATTGCAGTGACCCCTGTTTTTTTAATAATATTAAAAACCTCATTTCTTAAGCGGTACCTCATCATAGAGTCTAGATTGCTAAAGGGCTCGTCCAATATTAAAACAGAAGGCTTCGGCGCTAGGGCTCTAGCTAGGGCTACTCGCTGTTGTTGTCCTCCAGATAATTCATGTGGATAGCGCTTTTCATAGCCTTTTAGACCAACGAGTTCTAAGGTATCTAAAGCTCTTTCTTTCTTAGCTTTAGACGTTTTAATCCCATAAACAACATTTTCCAGAACTGAAAGATGTGGAAAAAGAGCATATTCCTGGAAGACCATACCTACATCTCTCTTCTCTGGAGCTATGTTTTTCTTTATCGAGGCCACCAATTTATTTTCAATATGAATTTCACCAGAATCTAATTCTTCTAATCCTGCAATTAGTCGAATTAAGGTTGTTTTTCCACTCCCACTTTCACCAACAACTGCACAGATATCTCCTTTGTTGACAAAAAAGTTGACATTGTCCAAAGCTTTCACCTTTCCTTGATCGAAGGACTTAGTGAGGTTTTTTATGGTAAGAGTTGTTTGCATTCTTCAAAAGTAATTTATTTAAAAAAATAGCGGGGACCAAAGCCGTTAATATTATTAAAAGAGATGGAAGAGCGGCAGATCTCACCATTTCATCGCTGGCATATTCAAAAGCTTTTACAGCTAGGGTATTTACATTATAAGGCTTCATTATGAGGGTTAAAGGCAGTTCTTTTAAGATATCTATAAATACTAAAATGAATGCACTGAGTAAACCCGCTCTTATAAGGGGGAATTCTATTTTAAAAAAAGTTCTAAAATTTCCTTTACCTAAAACTTTGGAAGAATCGGATAAGCTTTTATCAATTTTTAGACTTGAGGATTCTAGAGGTTGATAAGCAACAGCTAAGAATCTTACCACGTAAGCGTATACCAAGGCGATAAGAGTCGCATTCAAGACTAGTTTTGACGTAATTCCTTGCTCAATAAGCCATTTATCTAAATAAATACTTGGAATTAGGACACCGATAGCGATAATAGTTCCCGGTATGGCATACCCCATAACGCCCAGTTTCGATGTGGTTTTTAAAAAACCAATTTTATTCCATTTAGAGAAGAATAGGAGGAGGAGGGCGATCAAAACAGTCATCAAAGAAGTCAAGAAAGCGATACCGAAACTCTGTAAGGTTATTCCGATAAAATCGATACTCCATACCTTTGTAAAGGTCTGTGAAACCCAGAAAAGCAATTGTGTTACAGGAAGAAAAAAACCCATAAAAACTGGTAAAAGGCATATGAGGCTAAAGACTATTTGTTTTCTTTTTGTGGGTTTTATTCTTGAATTATGCTGTTGTTTTGAGGTTTTAGCCGAGGTGAACTTTATGTGTCGTCTTTGCCATTTTTCAAAAATGATGAGTCCAAAGACGATGACCAAAAGTATAGCTGATAAATAGATGGCTGTTTCTGGTTCTCCAAGAGAGAACCAAGATCTAAAAATACCTGTGGTAAACGTACTGACTCCATAATAGCTTGCAGCTCCATAATCATTTAAAACTTCCATTAATACTAAAACCAATCCAGCAATAATGGCAGGGCGAGCTAAGGGAAGAATTAATTTAAAAAATGATTTAAATTCAGTGATCCCCAGCATTCTTGAGGCTTCAAGTAAATTAGTTGCTTGTGCTAAGAAAAAAGTTCTGCTACTTACGTAGACATAAGGAAATAAAGATATACTTAAAACAAAGGACAAGCCATATATGTTCATGAAATCAATACTGAAGTTTTCAATACCCAATAGTTCAATTGCAGAAGAAAATAGTCCAGAATAACCAAATATTCCAGCATAAGAGTAAGCCATTATATAAGCTGGTATGGAAAGTGGTAATATTAATAGCCATTCTAATTGTTTTCTAAATGGAAATTCAAACCTAGAGACCAACCAAGCAGTTGTTACCCCAAAAACGATAACGAATACAGAGCATAAAAGGGAAAGTACAAATGAGTTTACTAGATAATCTACAAGGACATAATTTACAATATGTGCCCAGCTCTCTCCTGGTCCATCAAAAAGTTTAAAGATGACCGTTAATATGGGAATAGCTACCGCAGCAACTATCAAAACCAAGAAAAGAGACCATTTATTAAGGTCTCTTTTAAATTTATAAAATCTGTCAGTTATCTTCAAGGGCTACTTATTTCCAACCTACTTTATCAAATATAATGACAGCGTCTTTATTATTTTCTCCCAATTCATTCAATTGAAGAGTATCTTCTTTGAAACTTCCCCAGTTTTTAAGAATTTTTGCGGGTTCAACATTTCTATTGATAGGGTATTCATAATTTGATCCTGCGAATATTTTTTGAGCTTCTTCCTGTAGAAGGAACTCTATAAATTTTATTGCATTTTCTTTATGAGGAGCATACTTAGCAACACCAATACCACTTACATTAACATGAGTTCCTGATGTATCTTGGTTAGGAAAAAATATGCCTACACTATTTCCAGCCTCTAGCTCACTCTCATCTTCAGAGTTTAATAATTTTCCTATATAGTAGGTATTTACTATGGCAAGGTCTCCTTCATTATTAGCCACGGCCTTCACTTGATCTCTGTCATTCCCTTTTGGAGATCTAGCCATATTTTCAACTAAACCATTAGCCCACTCTTCAGCAAAATCTTTACTTTGGTTCGATATTAGAGAGGCTAAAAGGGATTGATTATAAATGTTAGAAGAACTTCTCACCAAAATTTTATTTTTCCACTTTTCAGATGTTAAATCTTCGTAAGTTGATAAATCATTTGGATCGACTCTGTCTTTGGAATATACTATCACTCTTGCTCTTTTGGTAAGACCAACCCATTGTTTATCTGTATCTCTCAAGTTGGCTGGGACGATAGAATCAATAAGTGAATTTGAAATAGGTTGAAGTAAACCTTCAGACTTAGCTCTGTACAATCTTCCAGCATCTACAGTAATAAGAACATCTGCAGGAGACTGTTTCCCTTCCAATTTCATTTTTTGGATAAGTTCATCTGCACTTGCGTTGACTACATTTAATTTAATGTCATTTTGCTTTTCAAAAAGTTTAAAAAGCGCTTGATCCGATTCATAATGTCTGTGTGTATAAACGGTAAGTTCTTCAACTTTCTCTTCTTTTGGTTCTGATTTACAACCTAAAACAAAAGCTACCATAATTATCGCATAAAAATAATTCTTCATATCTCTTTTTTTACAAATTTAGATATCTATATTTATTTAGACTCATTATTAATAAAAAATTTGATAAAAAAAATGGTCTCTTGGGATAGAGACCATCAAACTTTTTGACAACAATTACTACATTGCAGTAACATGTTTGGTTAACTGCGATTTTAAATTGGATGCTTTATTATTGTGAATAATATTCTTTTTAGCCAATTTGTCAATCATAGACATGATTTGTGGAAGACTTTTGGTCGCCTCAGATTTATCTTCTGTAGATTTCAATCTTTTGATAGCATTACGAGCTGTTTTGTGTTGATAGCGATTTCTTAGTCGCTTAGCGTCGTTGCTTCTTATTCTTTTTAATGCTGATTTATGATTAGCCATAATTTTAAATATAAAATTTTAATAGTAGTCCGTAGGGGAATCGAACCCCTGTTACCAGGATGAAAACCTGGCGTCCTAACCCCTAGACGAACGGACCGCGTTAATAATGATTAATGAACTTATGTTAGTAGTCCGTAGGGGAATCGAACCCCTGTTACCAGGATGAAAACCTGGCGTCCTAACCCCTAGACGAACGGACCTTAATTTAGCGAGTGCAAAAATAACTAATTATTTAAATTGAACAAATATTTTTCCTGAAAATTAATAAGCTTTTGCAAATAAAACGCGTTGCTTAGATTCTTTTCCTGAAAACACACACTTTCCAGTCTCTTTTGTTTGCTCTAGAGGGATACATCTAATGGTGGCTTTAGTTAGCCCTTTAATCTTCTCTTCGGTCTCCGAAGTCCCGTCCCAATGGGCAAAGAGGAAGCCTCCTTTGGAATTTAAAACATCTTTAAACTCTTCAAAAGTATCTACTTTAGTGATATGATCGTCTCTAAAAGCCTCAGCTTTAATAAATAAATCGTGTTGAATATCTTTCAAAAGATTTTCTATAACCACTGTTAAACCTTCCTGATTTTCAAAAGTTTTGGATAATGTATCTCTTCTGGCCAGTTCTACAGTTCCTTTTTCTAAATCTTTAGGTCCAATAGCTATTCTTAACGGAATACCTTTTAATTCATATTCAGCAAACTTCCAACCTGGTTTATGCGTCGTTCTGTTATCAAATTTCACTCGAACTCCTTTTGACTTAAGATCATTTGCTATGAGATTTGCCTTTTCGCTAACGAGTTCTAATTGCTCTTCATTTTTGAAAATAGGGACAATAACGACTTGGATAGGTGCTAAGTTGGGAGGTAACACCAGCCCGTTATCATCGGAGTGGGTCATGACCAAAGCCCCCATAAGTCGTGTTGAAACTCCCCAGCTTGTTGCCCATACATATTCTTGTTTGCCTTGATCTGAAGTGAATTTCACATTAAAAGCTTTTGCGAAATTTTCACCTAGAAAGTGAGAAGTTCCTGCTTGTAAAGCTTTTCCATCTTGCATTAAGGCTTCTATACAATACGTTTCTTCAGCACCGGCAAATTTTTCGCTTTCAGATTTTATCCCCTGTATGACTGGTATCGCCATAAATTTTTCAACAAAATTCGCGTAAAGAGTATTGATGAGTTCTGCTTCTTCAACCGCTTCTGTTTTGGTAGCATGAGCTGTATGACCTTCTTGCCATAGAAACTCTGTCGTTCTTAAAAATAGACGAGTTCTCATTTCCCATCTTACAACATTAGCCCATTGATTTATTTTTAAAGGTAAATCTCTGTAAGATTGTATCCAGCCCTTAAATGTATTCCAAATAACGGCCTCAGAAGTCGGCCTCACCACTAACTCTTCATCTAGTTTAGCTTCTGGATCTACTCTTAATTTTCCAGGACGATCTGGGTCACTTTGCAATCTATAATGGGTCACGACTGCACATTCTTTGGCAAAACCTTCAGCATTTTTTTCTTCAGCTTCAAATAAAGATTTTGGGACGAATAGAGGGAAGTATGCATTCTCGTGACCAGTATCTTTAAACTTAGAGTCCAATTCAGCTTGTATTTTTTCCCATATGGCATATCCGTATGGTTTTATCGTCATGCAACCTCTCACAGCAGAATTTTCTGCGAGATCAGCTTTTACCACCAATTCATTATACCATTTAGAATAATCTTCTTCTCTTCGTGTTAGGCTCTTTCCCATTTTATTTCATTTGGCACAAATGTTGCACCCGTGTTAATAGTTATACTAGTTAGCGCAAAACTAACTAAATTTGATAATAGTAATTACAAAAACCACAAGTTATGATACAATCAAGCAAAATTTTTAGCCCATTTTTATTAGGAATGCTATCTGTGGTTTTCTTGACTTCGTGTTCGTCTTACAGAAATGTAAATTCTACTAGTGATGGAATTTATGGACCTAGCGTCCCTTCTGAGACTAGAAGGTCAGTCTCTAACGAGAATTTACAACAAAGAAGAGTTGACCCATCAAATGTTACTCAAAAAACATCTGATACCTATTCAAAATTTTTTTCTGATCAAGGTCAGATGATATCTGAAGCGAGAAACTCCAACAATGAAGTTTTTACAGACATAGATAATTATTCCTCAGATACCATAACTTACCCTAAGGAAGAGCGATATTATGAAGAGCCTATTTATAACGAAAATAATGCAGGTTGGGGAACCAATCCTTCATCTGTAACTATAAATTACATCGACAACGGATTTAATGGAATGGGTATGGGAGGTTTTGGTTTTGGAAACCCTTTCTTCGGAGGAGGATGGGGAGGATTCGGTGGAGGATTTGGTGGATTTGGAGGAGGGTTTTACGGCCCAGGTTTTGGCTTTGGTAATCCTTTCTTTGGTGGATTCGGAGGGTTTGGAGGAGGATTTTACGGTCCAGGCTTTGGCTTTGGTAACCCTTTTTTTGGTGGTTTTGGAGGCTTTTATGGTAGAAACTATGGCTATGCCAACTCTTATAGAGGTAACTCAAGATCGCGGAACTTATCTAGAAGTGATTATGCTAACAACAGATCTAATATATCTCGAGCAAATTCAAGTAGATCGAGATCTAATGTGACTAGAGCATCGTCTAACAGGTCTAACGTAGGCAGGACTTCTAGATCTAATTCTTCTAGATATTCTAACAGAGTGAACAACCCTAGAAATGTAGGGGCTAGAAGCTCTTCCAATTATTCTAGAGTTGGAATCCGAAACTCAAATAATGTGAATGCAGGACGAAGCTCTACGTATAGGAACTCATCTTCTAGAGCTACATCGAATAGAGGTGTAAGATCCTCAGGAAATTCTTCACGAAGTTCTGGAGTAAATAGAAGCTCGGGTTCATCTAGAAGTTCTGGTATGAGAAGCTCTGGTTCATCCAGAAGTTCTGGAGGCAGAAGTAGTGGGGGCAGAAGCTCTGGTGGTCGAGGTGGAAGAAGATAATGTGAAATTCAAAAACAATTAATGATGAAATATTTTTTAGTCCCTTTTATGCTTTTGAGTTTCAGTATAATGGCTCAGGATATCACAGATGCCCTTAGATTTTCCACTCAGGAAATAAATGGAACCGCTAGATATACAGCTATGGGTGGAGCTTTTGGGGCTTTGGGAGGAGATATCTCAGCTATCAATATCAACCCTGCAAGTTCCGCTGTTTTTTTAACTAATAAATTTTCAGGGTCTGTAGATTTTACATCAATTAATAATGATTCCTTCTACGGAAATAATTCAATCCTCAGTTCTACTAGTGAGACCGATTTTGATTTAAATCAAATTGGGGCTGTATTTGTATTTGAAACCAATAATGAGAATGCAGTGTTCGATAAGTTAACCTTAGGGTTTTCATACAATAGAACCAATACTTTTGATGATGAGTTGAGATTTCAAGGGAATAATTCTGAAAGTATTTCAGATTATTTTTTGAATAGAGCACAGGGAGTCCCCTTGGATTTATTAACACCTAGATCTGGGGAGAGCGTCGCTGAACTTTATCAGTTTTTAGGCGAGGATGAAGGGTTTGGTGCCCAGCAGGCTTTTTTAGGTTATGAAGCTTTTTTAATCAATGCAGAAGATCCACTAGATTCTCAAAATACAAGTTATTTATCTAACGTTTTTGGTAATAATTTTAGTCAAAACTATTTTGAACAAACCAGAGGTAGCTCTGGTAAATATACCCTTAACGGCGGAGGTCAGATCGGTGACAGAATTCATCTAGGAGTTAACTTTAATCTTCACTTTTTGGACTACAGAAGATTAACTCGTCTCGATGAATTTAATTCAGAGCTCACAGGAATTAATGATATATTTTTTGATAATGAATTGAGAACTCGTGGGAGCGGAATTTCCCTACAAGTAGGAGGGATATTTAAAGTGACTGAGGGATGGAGATTAGGATTTACATACGACACGCCTACTTGGATGAACATTTCTGATGAGCTTTCACAAAGATTAGAAACGGTTAGCGCTAGTCAAGATGTAGCCATTGTAGATCCAAATGTGATAAATATCTATCCAGATTACAACTTTAAAACACCAGGACGTGTGTCTTTAAGTACAGCTTATGTTTTTGGAGTTTCGGGTTTGCTTAGCTTCGACTATAGCTATAAAGATTTTTCCGCTATGGAATTTACTTCCGACGGTTTTGATATTCAAAATCAAGATATTACGAACCTAATAACAGGCGCTGCTACTTATAATTTTGGTGGGGAGTATAGGATTCTTAATACTAGCCTTCGTGCGGGATACTTCCTACAAGAGAGTCCATATAATAATAAGGCACTTTTGGATGATACGGTTGGATATTCGTTTGGTTTAGGCTTTTCGTTAGGGAATACGACTTTAGATCTATCTTATCAACGTATGGAACAAGACAGACAAAACATTTTGTATCAAACTGATTTTTCTCAAGAAGCGCAGGTTCAAAGTGTTTTTAATAATTATATGCTTACGCTCACGTTTGATTTATAAATTTCATAATATCAAAACTATTTTTTCTAGAGCATATCTTACAAAATCTTATTTTCGCTAAAAATATTTTCGATGGACATTTTTTTAGTGATAATAGGATTAATCCTTTTGGTAATTGGTGGAGAGTTTTTAGTGAGGTCATCTGTTGCTTTGTCTTTTAAATTCAACATTTCAAAAATGATCATTGGACTCACTGTAGTCTCTTTTGCTACATCATCTCCAGAGTTACTAGTTAGCCTGCAAGCTGCGTTGTCCGGCTATTCTGATATCTCCCTTGGAAATGTCATTGGCTCCAATATTGCAAACATCGGTTTGGTATTGGGGTTGACGGCTATCATTTCGTCTATGGATACCGACAGTGACTTTATAAAGTTCAATTGGCCGGTCATGATGATTCTAACAGGAATGATGTATCTCTTTTTATATACTGGAAAGAATATTTCAAGATTAGAAGGAGGGGCTCTTCTTCTAGTTATTGTAGTTTTTCTAGGGGTGCTCATTAAAAAAGCCACAACAAAAGGGGCTAAATCCGAAAGTGAAGTCGATCCAAGCCTAGAACAGACCTCTGGATTTAAAATTATATTGTGGTTGCTTATTGGAGCTGCTGGGCTTTATTTTGGATCAGAATGGCTTGTAGATGGTGCAGTAGGTATAGCTCAATCTTATGAAGTGAGTGAAAGAGTCATCTCGGTAACCATGATCGCAATTGGGACAAGCGTGCCAGAGCTTGCAGCTTCCGTAATTGCTGCTTTAAAGCAGGAAAAAGGTTTATCATTAGGAAATCTAATAGGGTCCAATATCTTCAATATTGGTTCTGTTATTGGGCTTACCGCAATAATTCAGCCTATTTTTCTTCAGTCTGAAGAAGTCTTGACCAATGATATTTTTTGGATGATAGGCTTTTCACTTATTCTTGCCCCCTTGATTTTTATACCACCAAAAAAAGTTATTTCTAGATATAAAGGAGTTATATTATTCTTAGCCTACATTTTATTTATTCTACTAGCCTTTCGTTCTTAATAAAAAATGGGGGGTGCGTGATGGTTTTAATTAGTTTAAGAGATTACCCCCCTTATTTTTGATATGGTAATTGAAAATTAATTACATTTGGTGCGTAAAAATCAAAAACGTATTATGGCTATTTTAAGATTCAATGCATTAAAAGAAACACTTCATAGAACTCCTGTTAAGATTCAAGAGGACGAGAGACGTTCAGATATGTTTGGTAGAAACGTCTTTAATCAAAAGGCAATGCGTCAGTATTTAACTAAAGATGCTTATGAAAGCCTAAAAAACGCTACCGAGAATGGTCAAAAAATAGACCGGTTACTTGCAGAAAATATTTCTGCGGGTATGAAAGAGTGGGCGATTTCAAAAGGAGCTACACATTATACACACTGGTTTCAACCACTTACGGGTTCTACAGCTGAAAAGCATGATGCTTTTTTTGAAACCACAGAGGATGGTGGTGCTATGGAAAAATTTAGCGGTTCTCAATTAGTTCAACAAGAACCAGATGCTTCTAGTTTACCAAACGGAGGGATTAGAAATACTTTTGAAGCTAGAGGATATACTGCTTGGGATCCTTCATCTCCAGCATTTGTTTGGGGTCCAACTTTATGTATTCCAACAATATTCGTGTCCTACACGGGAGAAGCTTTAGATTATAAAACACCTTTATTGCGTTCGGTTTCTGCTTTAGATAAAGCAGCTACAGATGTCGTGAGGTACTTTGATAAAAAAGTCAGTAAAGTCATAACGACATTAGGCTGGGAGCAAGAGTATTTTTTAGTAGATTCTGCATTAGCTTCCACAAGACCAGATTTGATGATGTCTGGTAGAACACTTCTTGGTCACTCTCCAGCAAAGGGCCAGCAATTGGATGATCACTATTTTGGATCTATTCCGAGTCGCGTGCTCAATTATATGAGAGATTTGGAAAGAGAATGTATGCTTCTAGGGATTCCCGTAAAAACAAGGCATAACGAAGTAGCACCAAATCAATTTGAATTAGCGCCTATTTTTGAAGAAGTCAACTTAGCTGTAGACCACAACTCCTTATTGATGGACGTCATGGATAAAGTTGCAGAACGTCATTATTTTAAAGTTCTTTTCCATGAAAAACCATTTCAGGGAGTTAACGGGAGCGGAAAACATAATAACTGGTCTTTAGCAACCGATTCAGGTTCAAATTTATTGAGCCCAGGTAAAACCCCTATGAAAAACATGAGGTTTCTCACTTTTTTTATAAATACAATTAAAGCATTTTATGAAAACGAGGAACTTATAAGAGCAACAATAGCTTCAGCATCCAACGATCATAGGCTAGGAGCTAATGAAGCTCCTCCTGCTGTAATGTCGGTTTTTATAGGCTCTCAACTTACAAAAGTACTTGATGAACTGGAAAAAGTAACAAATGGT
It contains:
- the lnt gene encoding apolipoprotein N-acyltransferase; this encodes MKTILLAVASGLILALSWPTNGWSVLSFIGFVPLLFAEFTIRTTHTHRIKLKVFGHAYLSFLMWNSITTFWLYYSTPFGGIFAILANSLLMTLVFLIYHIVAKRVAFTAASSFFIVLWLSFEKLHLGWEFSWPWLNLGNVFANDISLIQWYEYTGTFGGSLWILASNFIILKGLILYLQHKDSKIIVKSGIRLALLIGIPIGISLLLKPDTSVDNSIETIVLQPNINPYTEKYNTNDQGISKDLVDLTQPLLNDNPQLLIAPETVFAEGTEITSYTYSEAKRFSKLLLDKNDQLNLVFGISMYELLKKETDLSPQSNFLRKGLWFNDYNSAVFEKMGSETQFYHKSKLVVGVENFPYQSTLKPILGNIMIDLGGTVAMKTTQPKRSVFKLNTGYSVAPIICYESVYGEFVNGYVKNGANALAIITNDAWWGETQGHQQHWSYTRLRAIETRRAVARSANTGVSGFIDKDGEIIKKSIYNEKTALTYDLPLYEGQTFYVKHGDYIPRIANFLALFILLFGVTRRRK
- a CDS encoding ABC transporter ATP-binding protein, with the translated sequence MQTTLTIKNLTKSFDQGKVKALDNVNFFVNKGDICAVVGESGSGKTTLIRLIAGLEELDSGEIHIENKLVASIKKNIAPEKRDVGMVFQEYALFPHLSVLENVVYGIKTSKAKKERALDTLELVGLKGYEKRYPHELSGGQQQRVALARALAPKPSVLILDEPFSNLDSMMRYRLRNEVFNIIKKTGVTAIFVTHDTQDALAVADEILILQNGKLVQKDEASELYKKPQSIYVASLFGNTVQLNKGLQIAFKCPLKEDCCHAIRNENLTVNKDCDYVSEAEILKRTFLGTHSQLLLKLDNGEHLTVVTNEPVLGKTIKVGFNSKDVLAFDE
- a CDS encoding ABC transporter permease; this encodes MKITDRFYKFKRDLNKWSLFLVLIVAAVAIPILTVIFKLFDGPGESWAHIVNYVLVDYLVNSFVLSLLCSVFVIVFGVTTAWLVSRFEFPFRKQLEWLLILPLSIPAYIMAYSYAGIFGYSGLFSSAIELLGIENFSIDFMNIYGLSFVLSISLFPYVYVSSRTFFLAQATNLLEASRMLGITEFKSFFKLILPLARPAIIAGLVLVLMEVLNDYGAASYYGVSTFTTGIFRSWFSLGEPETAIYLSAILLVIVFGLIIFEKWQRRHIKFTSAKTSKQQHNSRIKPTKRKQIVFSLICLLPVFMGFFLPVTQLLFWVSQTFTKVWSIDFIGITLQSFGIAFLTSLMTVLIALLLLFFSKWNKIGFLKTTSKLGVMGYAIPGTIIAIGVLIPSIYLDKWLIEQGITSKLVLNATLIALVYAYVVRFLAVAYQPLESSSLKIDKSLSDSSKVLGKGNFRTFFKIEFPLIRAGLLSAFILVFIDILKELPLTLIMKPYNVNTLAVKAFEYASDEMVRSAALPSLLIILTALVPAIFLNKLLLKNANNSYHKKPH
- a CDS encoding Fe(3+) ABC transporter substrate-binding protein; amino-acid sequence: MKNYFYAIIMVAFVLGCKSEPKEEKVEELTVYTHRHYESDQALFKLFEKQNDIKLNVVNASADELIQKMKLEGKQSPADVLITVDAGRLYRAKSEGLLQPISNSLIDSIVPANLRDTDKQWVGLTKRARVIVYSKDRVDPNDLSTYEDLTSEKWKNKILVRSSSNIYNQSLLASLISNQSKDFAEEWANGLVENMARSPKGNDRDQVKAVANNEGDLAIVNTYYIGKLLNSEDESELEAGNSVGIFFPNQDTSGTHVNVSGIGVAKYAPHKENAIKFIEFLLQEEAQKIFAGSNYEYPINRNVEPAKILKNWGSFKEDTLQLNELGENNKDAVIIFDKVGWK
- the rpsT gene encoding 30S ribosomal protein S20, which encodes MANHKSALKRIRSNDAKRLRNRYQHKTARNAIKRLKSTEDKSEATKSLPQIMSMIDKLAKKNIIHNNKASNLKSQLTKHVTAM
- the proS gene encoding proline--tRNA ligase, which translates into the protein MGKSLTRREEDYSKWYNELVVKADLAENSAVRGCMTIKPYGYAIWEKIQAELDSKFKDTGHENAYFPLFVPKSLFEAEEKNAEGFAKECAVVTHYRLQSDPDRPGKLRVDPEAKLDEELVVRPTSEAVIWNTFKGWIQSYRDLPLKINQWANVVRWEMRTRLFLRTTEFLWQEGHTAHATKTEAVEEAELINTLYANFVEKFMAIPVIQGIKSESEKFAGAEETYCIEALMQDGKALQAGTSHFLGENFAKAFNVKFTSDQGKQEYVWATSWGVSTRLMGALVMTHSDDNGLVLPPNLAPIQVVIVPIFKNEEQLELVSEKANLIANDLKSKGVRVKFDNRTTHKPGWKFAEYELKGIPLRIAIGPKDLEKGTVELARRDTLSKTFENQEGLTVVIENLLKDIQHDLFIKAEAFRDDHITKVDTFEEFKDVLNSKGGFLFAHWDGTSETEEKIKGLTKATIRCIPLEQTKETGKCVFSGKESKQRVLFAKAY
- a CDS encoding OmpP1/FadL family transporter, which produces MKYFLVPFMLLSFSIMAQDITDALRFSTQEINGTARYTAMGGAFGALGGDISAININPASSAVFLTNKFSGSVDFTSINNDSFYGNNSILSSTSETDFDLNQIGAVFVFETNNENAVFDKLTLGFSYNRTNTFDDELRFQGNNSESISDYFLNRAQGVPLDLLTPRSGESVAELYQFLGEDEGFGAQQAFLGYEAFLINAEDPLDSQNTSYLSNVFGNNFSQNYFEQTRGSSGKYTLNGGGQIGDRIHLGVNFNLHFLDYRRLTRLDEFNSELTGINDIFFDNELRTRGSGISLQVGGIFKVTEGWRLGFTYDTPTWMNISDELSQRLETVSASQDVAIVDPNVINIYPDYNFKTPGRVSLSTAYVFGVSGLLSFDYSYKDFSAMEFTSDGFDIQNQDITNLITGAATYNFGGEYRILNTSLRAGYFLQESPYNNKALLDDTVGYSFGLGFSLGNTTLDLSYQRMEQDRQNILYQTDFSQEAQVQSVFNNYMLTLTFDL
- a CDS encoding calcium/sodium antiporter — protein: MDIFLVIIGLILLVIGGEFLVRSSVALSFKFNISKMIIGLTVVSFATSSPELLVSLQAALSGYSDISLGNVIGSNIANIGLVLGLTAIISSMDTDSDFIKFNWPVMMILTGMMYLFLYTGKNISRLEGGALLLVIVVFLGVLIKKATTKGAKSESEVDPSLEQTSGFKIILWLLIGAAGLYFGSEWLVDGAVGIAQSYEVSERVISVTMIAIGTSVPELAASVIAALKQEKGLSLGNLIGSNIFNIGSVIGLTAIIQPIFLQSEEVLTNDIFWMIGFSLILAPLIFIPPKKVISRYKGVILFLAYILFILLAFRS